From a region of the Pyrococcus kukulkanii genome:
- a CDS encoding DNA methyltransferase, with product MEKYGVIFGKNYELSLIELKAFSRRFRLGIRILEEHPGSPNASYVIIKAKRDIEKYFRFIGGSIKLVRIVGEGLEAVKYLEYARLFTVSLYGREDWRLWRKLGSMVKKVFKEKDSTKFFKPAKVYAMPSELILKGFPETKDVVFFFGNGEVLVGETVKITNPFELKKLDVEKPVVRPTISIPPRLARIMVNLSEVRRGNVLDPFCGTGTIIMELLLQGLTAYGSDISEERIRDTGRNVDWLRKEFRVKHSASLRVCDVRRLKKCFRTRFDAIITEPYMGKALKTKPTRSEATKIARELDRLYYQAFESFADVLKRNARVIFVFPAFNLAEGGIYRRNRPWLDELGFEVIASVLDRDGKHKIVRDIHVIRKK from the coding sequence ATGGAGAAGTATGGAGTTATATTTGGAAAAAATTATGAGCTAAGTCTAATCGAGTTAAAGGCTTTTTCAAGAAGATTTAGGTTAGGGATTAGAATTCTTGAAGAACATCCTGGATCTCCAAATGCTTCGTACGTTATAATAAAAGCCAAAAGAGACATAGAAAAGTACTTCAGATTTATTGGAGGGTCAATTAAGCTTGTTAGGATAGTCGGAGAGGGATTGGAGGCTGTAAAATACTTAGAATATGCAAGACTGTTCACGGTAAGCCTGTATGGAAGGGAGGATTGGAGGCTGTGGAGGAAGCTTGGCTCAATGGTTAAAAAAGTCTTCAAGGAAAAAGATTCGACAAAATTCTTCAAACCAGCAAAAGTCTATGCCATGCCAAGTGAGCTCATACTAAAGGGCTTTCCGGAAACTAAAGACGTAGTATTCTTTTTTGGAAACGGTGAAGTGCTCGTTGGCGAAACCGTTAAAATTACTAATCCCTTTGAGCTGAAGAAACTTGACGTTGAGAAGCCTGTTGTAAGGCCTACGATCTCTATCCCTCCAAGGCTTGCGAGAATAATGGTCAACCTCTCCGAGGTCAGGAGGGGAAATGTTCTTGATCCTTTCTGTGGAACTGGGACTATAATAATGGAGCTCCTTCTGCAGGGGCTGACAGCCTACGGTAGTGATATCAGCGAGGAGAGGATCAGGGATACAGGGAGAAATGTTGATTGGCTTAGGAAGGAGTTTAGAGTAAAGCATTCGGCAAGCTTGAGGGTATGTGATGTAAGGAGGTTAAAGAAGTGCTTTAGGACAAGGTTTGATGCGATAATTACCGAGCCCTACATGGGTAAAGCTCTGAAGACGAAACCAACAAGGAGCGAAGCTACAAAGATAGCTAGAGAGCTTGACAGGCTCTATTATCAGGCCTTCGAGAGCTTTGCTGATGTTCTAAAGAGAAATGCTAGAGTCATTTTTGTATTTCCAGCATTCAATTTGGCTGAGGGAGGAATATATAGGAGGAACAGACCTTGGCTTGATGAGCTCGGATTTGAGGTTATAGCTTCCGTTTTGGATAGAGATGGAAAGCATAAGATAGTGAGGGATATCCACGTAATAAGAAAAAAGTAA